Sequence from the Deltaproteobacteria bacterium genome:
CTGCTGCTCGATGCCTAGAGCCTATCCGAAAACCCCAGCCAGTTTCATCGTGATCCAGGCACAGGCGAGATGGAGCATTGCCTCGTAGTTCTGCTCGCGCTTCTCCCAGCGGACGAGGAGCCGGCGGAATCGGTTCATCCACG
This genomic interval carries:
- a CDS encoding IS5/IS1182 family transposase yields the protein WMNRFRRLLVRWEKREQNYEAMLHLACAWITMKLAGVFG